From a single Flavobacteriales bacterium genomic region:
- a CDS encoding VWA domain-containing protein translates to MKGIEFAYPWVFSLLALLLVLAIYHFRWSSRKMPVASISTLSELEKIKPSFRSRIFHLPFILRLLAMALLIVALARPQSDLSWQNVTTDGIDIIMAVDISSSMLARDFEPNRLEAAKKMASEFIENRPGDRIGLVVFARESFTQCPLTTDHAVLKNLFASIKVGMLEDGTAIGMGLANAVNRLRFSDAKSKVVILLTDGVNNQGSIAPATAAELAETMGIRVYTIGVGSEGVALSPTGKLPNGKYTYDYMKVDIDEAVLNQISSLTGGQYFRATDNNKLRSIYQQIDKLEKSKIQVTEFSRKGEEFLPFALIGLTLLMLDFLLRKSLLKSIP, encoded by the coding sequence ATGAAGGGAATTGAATTCGCATATCCGTGGGTATTCTCCCTGCTGGCTCTCTTGCTGGTTCTGGCGATTTATCATTTTCGATGGAGCTCCAGGAAAATGCCCGTCGCGTCTATCTCTACCCTCTCCGAACTGGAAAAGATCAAACCCTCATTCCGTTCCCGCATATTTCACTTGCCCTTCATTCTTAGATTACTTGCCATGGCATTGCTCATTGTGGCCCTTGCCAGACCTCAGTCGGACCTCAGCTGGCAAAACGTGACCACTGACGGAATTGATATCATCATGGCGGTTGACATTTCCAGCAGCATGCTGGCCCGCGATTTTGAACCGAACCGCCTGGAAGCAGCAAAAAAGATGGCTTCCGAGTTTATTGAAAACCGCCCTGGAGACCGCATCGGCCTGGTGGTGTTTGCCAGAGAAAGCTTTACCCAGTGCCCGCTTACTACAGATCATGCCGTATTGAAAAACCTGTTCGCTTCCATCAAGGTCGGAATGCTTGAAGATGGAACGGCCATCGGAATGGGACTGGCCAATGCCGTGAACCGGCTTCGTTTCAGCGATGCAAAAAGCAAGGTAGTCATACTACTAACGGATGGCGTGAACAACCAGGGCAGCATTGCACCGGCTACGGCTGCAGAACTGGCGGAAACCATGGGCATTCGGGTATATACCATCGGTGTAGGATCCGAAGGCGTAGCTTTGAGTCCTACAGGCAAGCTACCCAACGGAAAGTACACCTATGACTACATGAAGGTTGACATTGACGAAGCGGTTCTTAACCAGATTTCCAGCTTAACCGGTGGTCAGTATTTCAGGGCAACCGACAACAACAAACTCCGAAGCATCTATCAACAAATAGACAAGCTTGAAAAATCAAAAATACAGGTAACGGAATTCAGCAGAAAAGGAGAAGAATTCCTGCCATTCGCCCTGATCGGCCTGACGCTGCTCATGCTGGATTTCCTGTTGCGTAAATCTTTACTCAAAAGCATTCCATAG